A single region of the Brachypodium distachyon strain Bd21 chromosome 3, Brachypodium_distachyon_v3.0, whole genome shotgun sequence genome encodes:
- the LOC100836046 gene encoding uncharacterized protein LOC100836046 encodes METWNQSFGTSYKIRLVHILKNLHTSEVKIYSDASREFIELLNGESGGEVLREYVQQSPRLVELVEAWRLHREKPGMAYILSLFATVLGHPGGKSRQHALSKKSLDGVARTILEDKEKMGDVYLELNSGEFRRQNAVLDLLAAIVRRGGGLASEVANSFDFKMAVLPQLAGIQKKKGGRDGRNQKKGANFGSTRRSLVGFAMSFLEVGNPKLLRWVLQQRELYSGVLRGIGEDDAETVVYVLSTLRDNVLIEESLVPPGLRSVLFGSATLEQLSLLAGNLDSGEAADIAHEVLVMVCTDPKNGLMPSSHLRGNEKRLLDLMKKLKATESVHHKNLLLTVVSKRLFLCSAYMNEFPYNIEPRSSPSWFAAISLAADIISSAKCDSIFHSLLSHDLISADDEQVQVVLKCIVPHVCSRAMINRGLLHSDHLVKHGSLRLVFESVNLLCYVIEAINGVVSSARLTSEFIGSTKVEVRTNSFPGLNCSAATDASLVDTIHQRDEMRVKRWISLREYILDEVRGAIPDPQVLLKLLSSASQKHQDCSQSRPKTNNQLYEPPPKKQRRCATDDDADIIIGGIDIEQDEDESDLANDHVTTLCEIWGLDKLDPEMCALEVVDNVFHSKLLDVLRLYLRAMPSSFDGSFDFFRVIPPNLLDLSKDEQQCLLSLLSEYAGQCEGHWDPERVPESMYKHLQPLIDIMLHSQVKSIRDQAYILVKAALASSGAFDQNSAEIDAWLVFLPGYEAKCCGESPGVRSSNKLSHVVIPFLCDAVSMVGNNLYKYQEHMRKFISKSGQFKGYSPAFSPLIVCVLQKCLRLLDSESGGMKLHEKSTISLYVCNTIYLILQSQVDGQLLLDLIGAILNERFDKFSSEEIHSRIYFAEWRPLVDLLHISRSFSDQRSLSFLDTRELSSELHSNSLSSVTRKVQEMLSQPNTNLPDDVATAFLFSILCAPLEDIIRSFPDIIDVMKTQFPSHLQFLSSVLFLQHDYLAKIASCWPDMFFCSLRKIVDNNVEDKHENYSISTESTAMSTFLNVTPSCVLLPSVLSLMFSAPAEIGEDHVLPRDAFVQLFQIKISESTISELSFHLRVVLFWSNRLLSSYTIKCSDVLEQLCHVCFTLVDNIFERIRVLTADLKSSAASCPVECFQDIVESVLQHPIIALSFPCEREEVNGLSLPCSISNCPDLTDGSVEDVKEAFASFSKENLHPVDGFVLNLLSKLYDLLSLADSFEANYYDNDGRSLQSVFASPKVMLERILLLFEEKFKLCMDKGNFGLLLPNFYMVRVLTKFMSPVKLMELANWMFSELERCVSSCSAAFAPADFVCLYIADIAMEFMYDCLQQTDQRSSCQSWDLKIRNSDIATIQRAYHIILHFATKLNLEFADVCLLKMLIRIHDAERSAGQDTKYAAFHMMLSTMVINTPLGILHHCMFPTSKVKAKAIWLLLEASSMHMNFFGQMLMKVLEKDTSVLQDMDCDSNSSWVHEDSAVLLLPAALSYMKHHSDSHVQWVEFLEPVLNFYSEILLGNHGFPCWKSFISRSIFEEKFSDFRYKSVEDIMDYFNDTLLGKSITLLRYYLSSKEISWKQRLEIITSICPQSYELLDSDVNDINPGSPNGILKLTNEMFAKISLIRLLLSPPRILLSNEAALDRESKRVNNAKLNFISILVRTLDKIRSNFPRCDGFLSHSEKEQNIICSLEYTILKNIIELSSEIQAHLNQLKAIPFLNQFIRSSLLHRFNDHVAIKAIRCILVVLSEGKFAAAEILELILSHSHFLLAITCSEVSENPSACNPTGSLLQPAPSILKSVNSSFAKESKFQICIAHKRKREIIRLLRVLYDIKSSQQNNSLVNESRELSFLLLSVYGATMGETDLEILHLMNEIESFECKTMAEVDHLWGNAALKYREELKLDSSSSEIHNKTENTENNGRRRTLFRENIPIDSKLCIMTVLQFCYKRSPMNSVFSLEHLRQDNFVDILKTTSQSTDMVQIYDPIFILRFSIHTLLVGYIEPVEFSRLGLLAITFVSISSPDEELRKLGYESLGTFKKTLEASQKSKEKWQLQLLLTYLQNGIFEPWQRIPSIIAIFAAEASLTLLDGSHTQFNTISKFLMHSASVNLQTIPLFPTLLRSSSVHFEADRLWMLQLLYAGLNLTDDAIICKRGSVIELALAFCTSAVADSESKRLILQVLKKCVKLPVLAQHLAKDCGVLSWLSSVISSHNEGPNSVKNSSSKIFGLALEVLNALMSSRFITEWLQETALEQLSEISKYLYLLVQDDKSLRGNIPMLTSVLNVIASTMRLSMKRKIYQPHFTLCLHGIFKLCQAIDGNSRSIDLKLTMELGIDVVLMNGPLPILSERDKSRTAMVVSWATSNIFWFCNKKSVLEMSCEELLRNECLLSKILRWLVASIILGRISCISPEKRGNLSMSTNSPGTLQSFLNCTYERVEMVDSHIANETLAIIILYLQDHVKKNSDTLPSVVTALCLLLLDRSSKQDLVDSRGQIEMLCAKIHCPAESNPAWRWHYYQPWRDPALQHTATERMEVEQACRSLLIIFSNAFSAGLPPGIPVLSLGDVEKSGLFQWERDSMVKQPQT; translated from the exons ATGGAGACCTGGAACCAATCGTTTGGCACATCCTATAAGATCAGGTTAGTCCATATCCTTAAGAATCTCCACACCTCGGAGGTCAAAATCTACTCAGACGCGTCGAGGGAGTTCATCGAGCTATTGAACGGCGAGTCTGGTGGTGAGGTGCTGCGCGAGTACGTGCAGCAGTCTCCGCGGCTCgtggagctggtggaggcATGGAGGTTGCACCGGGAGAAGCCTGGGATGGCGTACATACTTTCGCTCTTTGCCACTGTCCTGGGCCACCCTGGCGGTAAGTCGCGGCAGCATGCATTGTCAAAGAAGAGCTTGGACGGAGTTGCTAGGACGATACTGGAGGATAAGGAGAAGATGGGGGATGTGTACCTGGAGCTGAACAGTGGTGAGTTCCGGCGGCAGAATGCTGTGCTGGATTTGCTTGCTGCAATTGTCCGGCGTGGTGGGGGGTTGGCATCAGAAGTTGCCAACAGCTTTGATTTTAAGATGGCTGTTCTGCCGCAACTAGCAGGgatacagaagaagaaagggggcAGGGATGGGAGGAACCAGAAAAAGGGTGCTAATTTTGGGTCTACAAGGCGGTCACTTGTTGGGTTTGCCATGTCATTCCTGGAGGTTGGGAACCCGAAGCTGCTAAGATGGGTCCTTCAACAGAGGGAGCTTTACTCAGGGGTGCTACGAGGGATTGGAGAAGATGACGCCGAGACTGTTGTGTATGTCCTCTCAACATTGCGGGATAATGTTTTGATAGAGGAGTCACTTGTCCCACCAGGGCTGCGGAGTGTCCTTTTTGGAAGTGCCACATTGGAACAGCTGAGCTTGCTAGCAGGGAATTTAGATTCCGGGGAAGCTGCTGACATTGCTCATGAAGTGTTAGTCATGGTGTGCACTGATCCAAAAAATGGATTAATGCCATCCTCACACTTGAGAGGTAACGAGAAACGTTTGCTGGATCTTATGAAGAAGTTGAAAGCTACTGAGTCTGTTCACCACAAGAATTTGTTGCTGACTGTTGTGAGTAAGAggctttttctttgttcggcaTACATGAATGAGTTCCCTTACAATATTGAACCACGGTCATCTCCCTCATG GTTTGCTGCCATCTCCTTAGCAGCGGATATAATATCTTCAGCAAAATGTGATAGCATATTTCATAGTCTTTTGTCACATGATCTGATATCTGCCGATGATGAACAAGTCCAGGTAGTTCTGAAGTGCATTGTGCCCCATGTGTGTTCTCGAGCCATGATAAACAGGGGATTGCTGCATTCTGATCATCTCGTGAAACATGGTTCTCTGAGGCTTGTATTTGAGTCAGTGAACCTATTATGTTATGTTATTGAAGCAATCAATGGAGTGGTATCAAGTGCGAGATTGACATCAGAATTCATTGGCTCAACAAAAGTAGAAGTCAGAACTAACAGTTTCCCAGGATTAAATTGTTCCGCTGCAACAGATGCATCCTTGGTAGATACGATTCATCAGAGAGATGAAATGCGTGTCAAGAGGTGGATATCTCTGAGAGAATACATTCTAGATGAAGTGCGTGGAGCTATCCCTGATCCACAGGTCCTTCTTAAGCTACTCTCTTCTGCCAGTCAAAAACATCAAGATTGTTCTCAGAGTAGACCAAAGACAAACAATCAGCTTTATGAGCCTCCTCCAAAGAAACAGAGACGTTGTGCTACTGATGATGATGCTGATATTATTATTGGCGGGATTGATATTGAGCAGGATGAGGATGAATCTGACTTGGCAAATGATCATGTTACCACTTTGTGTGAGATATGGGGCTTAGATAAGCTAGATCCGGAGATGTGTGCTTTAGAAGTGGTAGACAATGTTTTCCACTCGAAGTTGCTTGATGTTCTCCGGCTCTATTTG AGGGCAATGCCCAGTTCGTTTGATGGATCATTTGACTTCTTTAGGGTTATACCACCTAATCTGTTGGACCTGTCCAAGGATGAGCAACAGTGCTTATTATCTCTTTTGTCTGAGTATGCAGGGCAATGTGAGGGACATTGGGATCCAGAGAGAGTTCCAGAATCAATGTACAAGCATTTGCAACCACTGATTGACATCATGTTGCATTCACAAGTTAAGAGCATCCGTGATCAAGCTTACATTTTAGTTAAAGCTGCTCTAGCAAGTTCTGGAGCGTTTGATCAGAACTCCGCTGAGATTGATGCATGGTTGGTTTTCCTGCCGGGTTATGAAGCTAAATGTTGTGGAGAGAGCCCAGGAGTCAGATCATCTAATAAACTGTCACACGTTGTGATCCCTTTCCTTTGCGATGCTGTTTCAATGGTTGGGAACAATTTGTACAAATACCAAGAGCACATGCGGAAATTTATCTCGAAATCAGGCCAGTTTAAAG GCTATTCTCCAGCTTTCAGTCCTCTGATTGTTTGTGTTCTTCAGAAATGCCTTAGGCTACTCGACTCGGAGTCTGGAGGTATGAAATTACATGAGAAATCCACAATTTCATTATATGTGTGCAACACAATCTACCTTATTCTGCAATCCCAG GTAGACGGGCAATTACTTCTTGATCTTATCGGTGCCATTCTAAATGAGAGATTTGATAAATTTTCATCAGAAGAAATACACTCCAGGATTTATTTTGCTGAATGGAGACCATTGGTAGATTTGCTGCATATCTCGAGGAGTTTCTCGGACCAACGAAGTTTGAGTTTCTTGGACACCAGGGAACTGTCTTCTGAACTTCATTCAAATTCTTTGTCCTCTGTAACTAGAAAGGTTCAAGAGATGTTAAGTCAGCCAAACACTAATTTGCCAGACGATGTGGCGACAGCATTCTTATTTTCAATCCTGTGCGCACCTCTAGAGGATATTATCCGTAGCTTTCCAGATATTATTGATGTCATGAAAACACAGTTTCCTTCTCATTTACAATTCTTGTCATCGGTTCTTTTTCTGCAACATGATTATCTAGCTAAAATTGCTAGTTGTTGGCCAGATATGTTCTTCTGCAGTCTCAGAAAGATCGTGGATAATAATGTTGAGGACAAACACGAAAACTACTCAATTTCTACAGAATCAACTGCAATGAGTACATTTCTAAATGTGACTCCGTCCTGTGTGCTCTTACCTTCAGTATTAAGCCTAATGTTTTCTGCACCAGCTGAAATTGGGGAGGATCATGTATTGCCACGTGATGCATTTGTACAACTTTTCCAAATTAAGATCTCTGAAAGTACAATCAGTGAGTTGTCATTTCATCTTAGAGTTGTCTTGTTTTGGAGCAATCGCTTGTTATCGTCATACACTATAAAGTGTTCGGATGTTCTTGAACAACTATGCCATGTATGCTTCACTCTTGTTGATAACATATTTGAGCGCATTCGAGTTTTGACTGCTGATCTAAAATCTTCAGCTGCATCCTGTCCAGTGGAATGTTTCCAAGACATTGTTGAATCTGTTCTCCAGCATCCTATAATTGCCCTGTCTTTTCCCTGTGAAAGAGAGGAAGTAAATGGCCTGTCTTTGCCGTGTTCCATATCGAATTGTCCGGACTTGACAGATGGGAGTGTGGAAGATGTGAAAGAAGCGTTTGCTAgtttttcaaaggaaaatctGCACCCTGTAGATGGCTTTGTTTTGAATCTTCTGAGTAAACTATATGACCTTTTATCATTGGCTGATAGCTTTGAAGCTAACTACTATGACAATGACGGTCGATCCCTACAATCAGTGTTTGCTTCCCCAAAGGTCATGCTAGAAAGAATATTATTGTTGTTTGAGGAGAAATTTAAACTCTGCATGGACAAAGGGAACTTTGGACTGCTTTTGCCAAATTTCTACATGGTTCGGGTGCTAACAAAATTCATGTCCCCGGTCAAACTTATGGAACTTGCAAATTGGATGTTCTCAGAGTTAGAACGTTGTGTTTCAAGTTGTTCAGCTGCATTTGCTCCCGCTGATTTTGTATGTCTCTATATTGCTGATATTGCCATGGAATTCATGTACGATTGTCTACAACAAACTGACCAGAGATCGTCCTGTCAATCATGGGACCTGAAGATTCGAAATTCTGATATTGCCACCATTCAACGAGCTTATCATATCATTCTTCATTTTGCTACTAAATTGAATCTTGAATTTGCTGATGTTTGCTTGCTGAAGATGCTGATTCGTATCCATGATGCAGAAAGATCTGCAGGACAGGATACTAAATATGCTGCATTCCACATGATGTTATCTACCATGGTCATCAACACTCCCCTTGGCATTCTTCATCACTGTATGTTCCCCACATCCAAGGTTAAAGCAAAAGCTATATGGTTGCTACTGGAAGCAAGTTCTATGCACATGAACTTTTTTGGCCAGATGTTGATGAAAGTTCTAGAAAAGGACACTTCTGTTCTGCAAGACATGGACTGTGATTCTAATTCTTCATGGGTTCACGAGGATAGCGCTGTACTTCTCTTGCCTGCTGCTTTGTCATACATGAAGCATCACAGTGATAGCCATGTGCAATGGGTTGAATTCCTTGAGCCAGTTCTGAACTTTTATAGTGAAATTCTATTGGGCAATCATGGTTTTCCATGTTGGAAAAGTTTTATTAGTAGGAgcatttttgaggaaaaatttAGTGACTTTAGATACAAATCAGTTGAAGACATAATGGATTATTTCAATGACACTCTCCTGGGAAAGTCAATTACCTTGTTGCGCTACTACTTGTCTTCAAAAGAAATATCCTGGAAGCAACGCTTGGAAATAATTACTTCAATTTGCCCTCAATCATATGAGCTATTAGATTCTGATGTCAATGATATTAATCCTGGCTCACCCAATGGCATTTTGAAGCTTACTAATGAAATGTTTGCAAAGATATCTCTGATTAGGTTGTTGCTATCTCCTCCCAGAATTTTGTTATCCAATGAGGCAGCCTTGGATAGGGAGTCCAAGCGAGTGAACAATGCTAAGCTAAATTTCATAAGCATCTTGGTCAGAACTTTGGATAAAATACGCTCGAATTTCCCTCGGTGTGATGGCTTCTTATCCCACTCAGAGAAGGAGCAAAATATCATCTGTTCTTTGGAATATACAATTCTCAAGAACATCATCGAACTATCTTCAGAGATCCAAGCTCATCTGAACCAATTGAAGGCAATACCTTTCCTTAACCAGTTCATCAGATCATCTCTCTTGCATAGATTCAATGATCATGTCGCAATAAAAGCAATTCGATGTATTCTTGTTGTATTATCAGAAGGGAagtttgctgctgctgaaatTCTTGAGCTCATACTGAGCCACTCTCATTTTCTGTTGGCAATAACCTGCAGTGAAGTTTCTGAAAATCCATCTGCATGTAATCCTACAGGGAGCCTTCTACAGCCAGCACCAAGCATTTTAAAATCAGTCAATTCTTCTTTTGCTAAAGAAAGCAAGTTCCAAATTTGCATTGCACAcaagagaaaaagagaaatcATCAGGTTACTCAGGGTACTGTATGATATTAAGAGCAGCCAACAGAATAACAGCCTAGTGAATGAATCAAGAGAGCTAAGTTTCTTGCTTTTATCTGTTTATGGTGCAACTATGGGCGAAACAGATTTGGAGATACTTCATCTTATGAATGAGATAGAGTCATTTGAGTGCAAAACCATGGCTGAAGTGGATCATCTATGGGGGAATGCAGCTCTTAAATACAGAGAAGAATTGAAACTagattcatcatcatcagaaaTCCATAATAAAACAGAGAATACCGAAAATAATGGTAGGCGAAGGACGCTATTTCGGGAGAACATACCTATTGATTCTAAGCTCTGTATCATGACAGTCTTGCAGTTTTGCTATAAAAGATCTCCAATGAATTCTGTTTTCTCATTGGAACATCTTCGCCAGGATAACTTTGTTGATATTTTGAAG ACAACGTCTCAAAGCACGGATATGGTTCAGATTTATGATCCTATTTTTATCTTGCGCTTCTCAATTCATACTCTTCTCGTGGGTTACATTGAGCCCGTTGAATTTTCCCGACTTGGGCTGCTTGCTATAACTTTTGTTAGCATATCATCTCCTGATGAAGAATTGAGGAAGCTGGGTTATGAATCTCTAGGAACATTCAAAAAGACACTCGAG GCTTCTCAGAAAAGCAAGGAAAAATGGCAGCTCCAGCTTCTTTTGACATATCTGCAGAATGGGATATTTGAACCATGGCAGAGGATACCTTCCATTATTGCAATTTTTGCCGCAGAAGCGTCTTTGACACTGCTGGATGGCTCACATACTCAATTCAATACCATAAGCAAATTTTTGATGCATTCAGCCTCTGTGAACTTACAG ACAATTCCATTATTTCCAACATTATTGAGGAGTAGTTCTGTGCATTTCGAAGCCGATCGATTGTGGATGCTTCAGTTATTATATGCTGGATTAAATCTAACTGATGATGCTATAATATGCAAGAGAGGAAGTGTTATAGAGCTTGCTCTTGCCTTTTGTACTTCGGCTGTCGCAGATTCTGAATCGAAGCGTTTAATCCTTCAG GTGCTAAAGAAGTGCGTGAAGCTTCCAGTTCTAGCTCAGCATTTAGCAAAAGATTGTGGTGTTCTGTCGTGGTTATCCTCTGTTATTTCATCTCACAATGAAGGACCGAACAGTGTTAAGAACTCCAGTTCTAAAATATTTGGGTTAGCATTGGAG GTACTTAATGCTTTGATGTCATCAAGATTCATTACAGAATGGCTCCAAGAAACTGCGCTTGAGCAACTCTCAGAAATATCTAAATACTTGTATCTCCTAGTTCAAGATGACAAATCATTGAGAGGAAATATTCCAATGTTAACTTCAGTGCTAAATGTGATtgcatcaacaatgaggttgTCTATGAAAAGGAAGATATACCAACCACATTTTACCTTGTGTCTACACGGCATATTTAAGTTGTGCCAAGCTATTGATGGCAACTCAAGAAGCATCGACCTTAAGCTTACAATGGAACTTGGTATTGATGTTGTTCTTATGAATGGCCCACTGCCAATTTTGTCTGAAAGG GATAAGTCAAGAACCGCGATGGTTGTATCATGGGCAACTTCTAATATCTTCTGGTTCTGTAACAAAAAATCTGTACTCGAAATGTCATGCGAAGAGCTGCTAAGAAATGAATGTCTACTTTCAAAGATATTGCGTTGGTTAGTGGCTTCCATAATACTTGGGAGAATCTCCTGCATCTCTCCTGAAAAGCGGGGGAATCTTTCCATGAGCACCAATAGTCCTGGAACTCTCCAGTCTTTCTTGAACTGCACATATGAAAGGGTTGAAATGGTGGACAGTCACATCGCAAATGAGACACTAGCTATCATTATACTTTACCTTCAAGATCACGTGAAAAAAAACAGTGATACTTTGCCATCAGTTGTGACGGCTCTTTGCTTGTTGCTTCTTGACAGGTCCAGTAAACAAG ATCTGGTTGACAGTCGTGGACAAATTGAAATGCTTTGCGCAAAGATACACTGTCCCGCCGAATCTAATCCTGCATGGAGATG GCATTATTACCAACCTTGGAGAGATCCTGCTTTGCAGCACACTGCAACAGAACGCATGGAAGTAGAGCAGGCCTGCCGAAGCCTCTTGATTATATTCTCTAATGCCTTCAGCGCTGGGTTGCCACCAGGTATCCCGGTGCTGTCACTGGGTGATGTTGAGAAGTCTGGCCTGTTCCAGTGGGAAAGAGACTCCATGGTTAAACAACCTCAGACTTAG